The following coding sequences are from one Streptomyces sp. V3I7 window:
- a CDS encoding MCE family protein, with product MSVPRTARMAAWTAVGSLLLTGCEFNGWYDVPLPGGAASDGRAYHVTVDFRDVMDLVPQSAVKVDNVTVGAVEKVELVGWHARVRLRIADSVKLPGNATAGLRQTSMLGEKYVALSAPTSVAPVGRLRDGDRIPLSRSGRNPDVEEVLAALSALLNGGGVAQLKTITVELNKALDGREDRVRSLLKQLDTFLGGLDQQRADIVRALKGIDRLSRRLKDEKTTIAQAVDTMPPALKTLADQRRDLTKMLTSLSKLGRTGTRVVNASRDDTVADLEKLRPILRQLNKAGADLPNSLEILTTYPFPRNVTDAVKGDYVNLKITADLDLAGIYGNLADKPSGGGSDKPGTPDVPDLPGLPKVPTPVPLPSTPPLPDIPSVPDKPPAPGHSGGPLCPPVCTAAYGTGDGSRRLPRGVDAGLAELMLKGMLP from the coding sequence ATGAGCGTGCCGCGCACGGCCCGGATGGCCGCCTGGACGGCGGTCGGTTCGCTGCTGCTGACCGGCTGCGAGTTCAACGGCTGGTACGACGTTCCGCTCCCCGGGGGCGCCGCTTCGGACGGCCGTGCCTACCACGTCACGGTCGACTTCCGGGACGTCATGGACCTGGTCCCGCAGTCCGCGGTCAAGGTCGACAACGTCACCGTGGGAGCGGTCGAGAAGGTGGAGCTGGTCGGCTGGCACGCGCGCGTGCGGCTGCGGATCGCCGACTCGGTGAAGCTGCCCGGCAACGCGACCGCCGGGCTGCGGCAGACCAGCATGCTCGGCGAGAAGTACGTCGCGCTGTCCGCGCCGACCTCAGTGGCGCCCGTGGGGCGGCTGCGTGACGGCGACCGCATCCCGCTGTCCCGCAGCGGCCGCAACCCGGACGTCGAGGAGGTGCTCGCCGCCCTGTCCGCGCTGCTCAACGGCGGCGGGGTCGCCCAGCTCAAGACGATCACCGTCGAGCTGAACAAGGCCCTCGACGGACGCGAGGACCGGGTCAGGTCCCTGCTGAAGCAGCTCGACACGTTCCTCGGCGGCCTCGACCAGCAGCGCGCGGACATCGTCCGCGCGCTGAAGGGCATCGACCGGCTGTCCAGGCGGCTCAAGGACGAGAAGACGACGATCGCCCAGGCCGTCGACACCATGCCGCCCGCCCTGAAGACGCTCGCCGACCAGCGCCGCGACCTGACGAAGATGCTCACCTCCCTGTCGAAGCTCGGCAGGACCGGCACCCGCGTCGTGAACGCCTCGCGGGACGACACGGTCGCCGACCTCGAGAAGCTGAGGCCCATCCTGCGGCAGCTGAACAAGGCGGGCGCCGACCTGCCCAACTCTCTGGAGATCCTGACGACTTACCCGTTCCCGCGGAACGTCACCGACGCCGTCAAGGGTGACTACGTCAACCTGAAGATCACGGCCGACCTCGATCTGGCGGGCATCTACGGCAACCTCGCCGACAAGCCGAGCGGGGGAGGCTCCGACAAGCCCGGGACCCCGGACGTGCCGGATCTTCCCGGGCTGCCGAAGGTGCCCACCCCCGTGCCGCTGCCATCCACCCCGCCCCTTCCGGACATCCCGAGCGTGCCCGACAAGCCCCCCGCGCCCGGCCACAGCGGCGGCCCGCTGTGCCCACCGGTGTGCACGGCGGCCTACGGCACGGGGGACGGCTCCCGGCGCCTGCCGCGAGGAGTCGACGCCGGCCTCGCCGAGCTCATGCTGAAGGGGATGCTGCCGTGA
- a CDS encoding MCE family protein has translation MTARRTATVRRVKALALLTALAVVATLAVVLWPHPEPVRVTAYFPRSVGLYPGSDVRVLGVRIGEVKKITPQGRRVRVELEYDHGREVPADAQAAIVNSSVVSDRYLQLLPVYRKGPVLRDGAVIPESRTAVPVELDRVFDSLHTTSEALGPSGANKDGALARLLGVSADNLQGQGKNLNQSVADLSQAVTTLSDGRRDLFGTVRNLQVFTAALAADDKSVRSFNGNLADVADQLAGERKDLAAALKYLAQALGDVADFVKHNKKALASDVHGLSKVTKVLVTQRAALEELLDVAPTGLSNLYNTYNPSSGTLDTRNNAQLPQDPASLLCSLLRTTGDEGGKNPDCAELRKLFASLPKVPTAPAATGTVDKTLGGILGAGV, from the coding sequence ATGACTGCACGCAGAACAGCGACCGTCCGGCGCGTCAAGGCCCTCGCGCTGCTCACCGCGCTCGCGGTCGTCGCCACGCTCGCCGTCGTGCTGTGGCCGCACCCCGAGCCCGTCCGCGTCACGGCGTACTTCCCGCGCTCCGTCGGCCTCTACCCCGGCTCGGACGTCCGCGTGCTCGGTGTGCGCATCGGCGAGGTCAAGAAGATCACGCCTCAGGGGCGCCGGGTGCGGGTGGAGCTGGAGTACGACCACGGGCGCGAGGTCCCCGCGGACGCGCAGGCCGCCATTGTCAACTCCTCGGTGGTCAGCGACCGTTACCTGCAACTGCTGCCGGTGTACCGCAAGGGACCGGTGCTGCGGGACGGCGCCGTCATCCCGGAGTCGCGTACGGCCGTCCCCGTCGAGCTGGACCGGGTCTTCGACAGCCTGCACACCACGTCCGAGGCGCTCGGTCCGAGCGGCGCGAACAAGGACGGCGCGCTGGCTCGGCTGCTCGGGGTGAGCGCGGACAACCTCCAGGGCCAGGGCAAGAACCTCAACCAGTCGGTGGCGGACCTCTCTCAGGCGGTCACCACGCTCTCCGACGGCCGGCGCGACCTGTTCGGCACCGTGCGCAACCTGCAGGTGTTCACGGCCGCGCTGGCGGCGGACGACAAGAGCGTGCGCTCGTTCAACGGCAACCTCGCCGACGTGGCGGACCAGCTCGCCGGGGAGCGCAAGGACCTCGCGGCGGCGCTCAAGTACCTCGCCCAGGCGCTCGGCGACGTCGCCGACTTCGTGAAGCACAACAAGAAGGCGCTGGCCTCGGACGTCCACGGCCTCAGCAAGGTCACCAAGGTCCTCGTCACCCAACGGGCCGCACTGGAGGAGCTGTTGGACGTCGCGCCCACCGGCCTGTCGAACCTGTACAACACCTACAACCCCTCCTCCGGCACGCTCGACACCCGCAACAACGCGCAGCTGCCGCAGGATCCGGCGTCCCTGCTGTGCTCGCTGCTGAGGACGACCGGCGACGAGGGCGGCAAGAACCCCGACTGCGCCGAGCTGAGGAAACTCTTCGCCTCCCTGCCGAAGGTGCCGACGGCCCCGGCGGCGACGGGCACGGTCGACAAGACCCTCGGCGGAATTCTGGGGGCCGGGGTATGA
- a CDS encoding MCE family protein: MSLRVVRRRHGPEPLVKVRILPPKLPGVPKLSKLPKLPKRRPRRPDPLVKVRILPPKLPRIPLRRPRLKPFRERNPVVVGIVGLTVLALLALAAFNADSLPVIGGGDRYSAAFSEAGGLKAGDEVRIAGVKVGKVEDVDLDGDHVKVSFKVKDDPAFGTETGAAIRVKTILGQKYLALYPKGPGQLKAGSQIPLRRTVSAYDVVQAFSDLTTTSEKVDTDRLAKALDTISVTFQDSPAEVRASIKGLSRISRTVASRDKALQELLDHANGVTGTLAGHTKDFSALVKDGDALLREISRRREAIHQLLKSSALLGIQLSGLVEDNRAQIGPALKNLNAFVKMLERNQASLDRSVRMLAPYVRLFSNTLGNGRWFDTYVQNLVVPAPAVPRTGGSR, encoded by the coding sequence ATGAGCCTGCGCGTCGTACGGCGACGCCACGGCCCCGAGCCGTTGGTGAAGGTACGGATCCTGCCGCCGAAGCTGCCCGGGGTGCCGAAGCTGTCCAAGCTGCCGAAACTGCCCAAGCGCAGGCCTCGCCGACCCGATCCGCTGGTGAAGGTACGGATCCTGCCGCCGAAGCTGCCGAGGATCCCGTTGCGCCGCCCCCGGCTCAAGCCGTTCCGCGAGCGCAATCCCGTCGTGGTCGGCATCGTCGGTCTCACCGTGCTCGCGCTGCTGGCCCTGGCCGCGTTCAACGCCGACAGCCTCCCGGTGATCGGCGGTGGCGACAGGTACAGCGCTGCCTTCTCGGAGGCGGGCGGCCTCAAGGCGGGCGACGAGGTGCGGATCGCCGGGGTCAAGGTCGGCAAGGTGGAGGACGTCGACCTGGACGGCGACCACGTCAAGGTGAGCTTCAAGGTGAAGGACGACCCGGCCTTCGGCACCGAGACCGGCGCGGCGATCCGGGTCAAGACCATCCTCGGTCAGAAGTACCTCGCGCTGTACCCCAAGGGCCCCGGCCAGTTGAAGGCGGGCAGCCAGATCCCGCTGCGGCGGACGGTGTCGGCGTACGACGTCGTGCAGGCCTTCAGTGACCTGACGACCACCAGCGAGAAGGTCGACACGGACCGGCTCGCGAAGGCGCTGGACACGATCTCCGTCACCTTCCAGGACTCCCCCGCGGAGGTGCGGGCGTCGATCAAGGGGCTGTCGCGCATCTCCAGGACCGTCGCCTCCCGCGACAAGGCGCTGCAGGAGCTGCTCGACCACGCCAACGGCGTCACTGGCACGCTGGCCGGGCACACCAAGGACTTCTCCGCGCTGGTGAAGGACGGCGACGCCCTGCTGAGGGAGATCAGCAGGCGGCGCGAAGCGATCCACCAACTCCTCAAGAGCTCCGCCCTCCTGGGCATCCAGCTCTCCGGTCTCGTCGAGGACAACCGGGCGCAGATCGGACCGGCCCTCAAGAACCTGAACGCCTTCGTAAAGATGCTGGAACGCAACCAGGCGAGCCTCGACCGCAGCGTCCGAATGCTCGCGCCCTACGTGCGGCTCTTCAGCAACACCCTGGGCAACGGCCGCTGGTTCGACACCTACGTGCAGAACCTCGTCGTCCCCGCCCCGGCCGTACCGCGCACGGGAGGCTCACGATGA
- a CDS encoding MCE family protein, protein MRTTGARQAAAPLVKFSLFALVTIAATTLLAATIVNISFAPKDTYHAVFSDVTGLEQGDDIRVAGVRVGEVEDIRIRHRTLAEVTFTVTADRPLRRSTNAVVRYRNLVGQRYVALTEGVGDGTRLRPGGTIPLARTRPALDLNALLNGFKPLFAALSPSDVNQLATEIIRTLQGEGGTVNSLLAHTASLTTTLADRDKLIGSVIDNLNTVLQTLDQRGARFSELIEQLRRVISGLSADRKPIGESLVNIADLSGATSGLLRDARPPLKDDIAGLTELTGTLNNHQTTVEGVLKRLPNKLDKLTGTASYGSWFNFYLCDFDGRIVLPRTKQVISPEMHVARARCGG, encoded by the coding sequence ATGAGGACCACAGGAGCCCGGCAGGCCGCCGCGCCGCTGGTCAAGTTCAGCCTCTTCGCGCTGGTGACGATCGCGGCGACGACGCTGCTCGCCGCGACCATCGTCAACATCTCCTTCGCGCCGAAGGACACGTACCACGCGGTGTTCAGCGACGTGACGGGGCTGGAGCAGGGCGACGACATCCGGGTGGCCGGGGTGCGGGTCGGCGAGGTCGAGGACATCCGCATCCGGCACCGGACGCTGGCCGAGGTCACCTTCACGGTCACCGCGGACCGTCCGCTGCGCAGGAGCACGAACGCGGTCGTGCGCTACCGCAACCTGGTCGGCCAGCGGTACGTCGCGCTGACCGAGGGCGTGGGCGACGGCACCCGGCTGCGGCCGGGCGGCACCATCCCGCTGGCGCGGACCCGGCCGGCGCTGGACCTCAACGCGCTGCTGAACGGCTTCAAGCCGCTGTTCGCCGCGTTGAGCCCGAGCGACGTCAACCAGCTCGCCACCGAGATCATCAGGACCCTTCAGGGCGAGGGCGGAACGGTGAACAGCCTGCTCGCGCACACGGCGTCGCTCACCACGACCCTCGCCGACCGCGACAAGCTGATCGGCTCGGTGATCGACAACCTCAACACCGTGCTGCAGACGCTCGACCAACGCGGCGCCCGTTTCTCGGAGTTGATCGAACAGCTGCGGCGGGTGATCTCCGGGCTGTCCGCCGACCGCAAGCCCATCGGCGAGTCCCTGGTGAACATCGCCGACCTCAGCGGGGCCACCTCGGGGCTGCTGCGGGACGCGCGTCCACCGCTGAAGGACGACATCGCCGGCCTGACCGAACTGACCGGAACGCTGAACAACCACCAGACGACCGTGGAGGGCGTCCTGAAGCGGCTGCCGAACAAGCTCGACAAGTTGACCGGGACGGCGTCCTACGGCTCCTGGTTCAACTTCTACCTCTGCGACTTCGACGGCCGGATCGTGCTGCCGAGGACGAAACAGGTGATCTCTCCGGAGATGCACGTGGCACGGGCGAGGTGCGGCGGATGA
- a CDS encoding MCE family protein — protein sequence MPVRVLRLRLYGVVFLVVLALLLSLAVAVYQQTFTSVVRITLEAGSLGNQLDPRADVKLRGLLVGEVRAVRADGRKATLDLALDPDQVRFIPADVHARLLPKTLFGEKYVDLVAPAHSTDRAIRAGDVITQDRTKVGIEVQQLMNDLLPLLRTVKPGELNATLSAFATALEGRGDRIGDNLARVDAYLRRLNPHLPSLKEDIARFADVAEVYGDAAPDLMRILRNTVTTSRTLVEKREQLASALRTTATAADTGRDFLDDNGDRLITLGRVSRPTLELFARYSPEYPCLFAGLVHQEQAGEKVFQGGEMHITLEAVRTQRAYHPGEEPRYGEHSGPFCLRHPPVPVPKPKLDDGTSGSGAGGTLPAGDQVSATKAEQRAVGSLVAPAMGVLADRVPPVATLLFGPLARGTAVSVA from the coding sequence ATGCCGGTGAGAGTGCTCCGACTGCGACTGTACGGCGTCGTCTTCCTCGTCGTGCTGGCGCTGCTGCTGTCCCTCGCCGTGGCCGTCTACCAGCAGACGTTCACCTCGGTCGTACGCATCACCCTGGAGGCCGGCAGCCTCGGCAACCAGCTCGATCCGCGTGCCGACGTCAAGCTGCGCGGGCTGCTGGTGGGCGAGGTGCGCGCGGTGCGCGCCGACGGCCGCAAGGCCACGCTCGACCTCGCGCTCGACCCGGACCAGGTCCGCTTCATCCCGGCGGACGTGCACGCCCGGCTGCTGCCCAAGACGCTGTTCGGGGAGAAGTACGTCGACCTCGTGGCGCCTGCCCACTCCACCGACCGGGCCATCCGCGCGGGAGACGTCATCACCCAGGACCGTACGAAGGTCGGCATCGAGGTGCAGCAGCTGATGAACGACCTGCTGCCACTGCTCCGTACCGTGAAACCGGGTGAACTCAACGCCACCCTCTCGGCGTTCGCCACCGCGCTGGAGGGCCGCGGCGACCGGATCGGCGACAACCTCGCCCGGGTCGACGCCTATCTGCGCCGGCTCAACCCGCATCTGCCGTCCCTGAAGGAGGACATCGCACGCTTCGCGGACGTCGCCGAGGTGTACGGCGACGCCGCGCCCGATCTCATGCGTATCCTGCGCAACACCGTCACCACCAGCCGCACGCTCGTCGAGAAGCGGGAGCAGCTGGCCTCGGCGCTGCGCACGACCGCGACGGCCGCGGACACGGGGCGCGACTTCCTCGACGACAACGGCGACCGGCTGATCACCCTCGGCCGGGTCTCCCGCCCGACGCTGGAGCTGTTCGCCCGCTACTCCCCCGAGTACCCGTGCCTGTTCGCGGGCCTGGTGCACCAGGAGCAGGCGGGGGAGAAGGTGTTCCAGGGCGGCGAGATGCACATCACGCTCGAGGCCGTACGGACTCAGCGGGCCTACCACCCCGGGGAGGAGCCTCGGTACGGGGAGCACTCGGGGCCGTTCTGCCTCCGCCATCCGCCGGTGCCCGTACCGAAGCCCAAGCTCGACGACGGTACGTCCGGCAGTGGTGCGGGCGGCACGCTCCCCGCAGGTGACCAGGTGTCCGCCACCAAGGCCGAGCAGCGGGCCGTCGGCTCGCTCGTGGCCCCCGCGATGGGCGTCTTGGCGGACCGGGTGCCGCCGGTGGCGACCCTGCTGTTCGGGCCGCTCGCCCGGGGAACGGCGGTGAGCGTCGCATGA
- a CDS encoding ABC transporter permease: MRPRRLFERPLRSLEDLGAQLAFYGRSLAWTGRTLRRYKKEVLRLLAEVSFGRGALAVVGGTVGVIAFLSFFTGTEVGLQGYAALNQLGTSNFVAFLSAYFNTREIAPLVAGLALSATVGAGFTAQLGAMRISEETDALEVMGVPSLPFLVTTRMIAGFVAVIPLYVIGLLSSYLAARTITTQYYGQSAGTYDHYFHQYLPPVDVFWSFGKVIVFAVLIILVHCHYGYYASGGPAGVGVAVGRAVRTSIVAVNVLDFFLSLAIWGANTTVRIAG; this comes from the coding sequence ATGCGACCTCGACGACTCTTCGAACGCCCGCTGCGCTCTCTCGAAGATCTCGGCGCCCAACTCGCCTTCTACGGACGCTCCCTGGCGTGGACGGGGCGTACCCTGCGCCGCTACAAGAAGGAGGTCCTGCGGCTGCTCGCCGAGGTGAGCTTCGGCCGCGGCGCGCTCGCCGTCGTGGGCGGCACGGTCGGCGTGATCGCCTTCCTGTCGTTCTTCACCGGCACCGAGGTGGGCCTCCAGGGCTACGCGGCCCTCAACCAGCTCGGCACCTCCAACTTCGTGGCGTTCCTGTCGGCGTACTTCAACACCCGGGAGATCGCGCCCCTGGTGGCCGGGCTCGCCCTGTCCGCGACGGTCGGCGCCGGCTTCACCGCGCAGCTCGGCGCGATGCGGATCAGTGAGGAGACCGACGCGCTGGAGGTGATGGGCGTCCCCTCGCTGCCCTTTCTGGTGACGACCCGGATGATCGCGGGCTTCGTCGCCGTGATCCCGCTGTACGTCATCGGGCTGCTGTCCTCGTACCTCGCCGCCCGCACCATCACCACCCAGTACTACGGCCAGTCGGCGGGCACCTACGACCACTACTTCCACCAGTACCTGCCGCCGGTCGACGTGTTCTGGTCCTTCGGCAAGGTGATCGTCTTCGCCGTCCTGATCATCCTCGTGCACTGCCACTACGGCTACTACGCGAGCGGCGGTCCGGCGGGCGTCGGGGTGGCGGTGGGGCGCGCCGTGCGGACCTCGATCGTCGCCGTCAACGTCCTCGACTTCTTCCTGAGCCTCGCGATCTGGGGCGCCAACACGACCGTACGGATAGCGGGTTGA
- a CDS encoding ABC transporter permease, with translation MSLSPTGALRHSGRLFAMALDVVRTLPRRPFQAREFIQQAWFVASVTILPTALVSIPFGAVIALQIGSLTRQLGAQSFSGAASVLAVLREASPIVTALLIAGAGGTAICADLGARKIRDEIDAMQVLGIDPIHRLVVPRVLASMVVAVLLNGLVSVVGVAGGYFFNVILQNGTPGAYLASFTTLAQLPDLWAAELKALVFGAIAAIVASYKGLNASGGPKGVGDAVNQSVVITFMLLFVTNFVMTAVYFQVVPQRG, from the coding sequence ATGAGTCTGTCGCCGACCGGGGCGCTGAGGCACTCGGGCCGTCTGTTCGCGATGGCACTGGACGTCGTGCGGACCCTTCCCCGACGGCCTTTCCAGGCTCGGGAGTTCATCCAGCAGGCCTGGTTCGTCGCCAGTGTGACCATCCTGCCCACCGCCCTGGTGTCGATCCCCTTCGGGGCCGTCATCGCGCTGCAGATCGGCAGCCTGACTCGGCAGTTGGGCGCCCAGTCCTTCTCCGGTGCGGCCTCGGTCCTCGCGGTGCTGCGGGAGGCGTCGCCGATCGTCACCGCGCTGCTGATCGCGGGCGCGGGCGGCACGGCGATCTGCGCGGACCTCGGCGCACGCAAGATCAGGGACGAGATCGATGCGATGCAGGTGCTCGGCATCGACCCGATCCACCGGCTCGTCGTGCCCCGCGTGCTGGCCTCCATGGTCGTCGCCGTCCTGCTCAACGGCCTGGTGTCGGTGGTCGGCGTGGCGGGCGGCTACTTCTTCAACGTCATTCTCCAGAACGGCACACCCGGCGCCTACCTCGCCTCCTTCACCACCCTCGCCCAGCTGCCCGACCTGTGGGCCGCCGAGCTGAAGGCGCTGGTGTTCGGGGCGATCGCCGCGATCGTGGCCTCGTACAAGGGGCTGAACGCGAGTGGCGGCCCGAAGGGCGTGGGCGATGCCGTCAACCAGTCAGTGGTGATCACCTTCATGCTGCTGTTCGTGACCAACTTCGTGATGACCGCGGTGTACTTCCAGGTCGTCCCGCAGAGGGGTTAG
- a CDS encoding ABC transporter ATP-binding protein translates to MGVEICVEGLTKSFGHQVIWQDVSLTLPAGEVSVMLGPSGTGKSVFLKTLVGLLKPERGSVEIAGQDITKLREHELYEVRKLFGVLFQDGALFGSMNLYDNIAFPLREHTRKSESEIRRIVLEKMDMVGLIGAEDKLPGEISGGMRKRAGLARALVLDPEIILFDEPDSGLDPVRVAYLNQLIVDLNAQIDATFLIVTHDISSARQVPDNIGLLFRRELVMFGPREKLLSSEEPVVRQFLNGRMQGPIGMAEEKDAAQVEEELARLGDVDRKARHVGNDMTPRLLPGPGITRPPRWEAIARREAELHRKEVADA, encoded by the coding sequence ATGGGTGTCGAGATCTGTGTGGAAGGGCTGACCAAGTCCTTCGGTCACCAGGTCATCTGGCAGGACGTCTCCCTGACGCTGCCCGCCGGTGAGGTCTCGGTCATGCTCGGCCCCTCGGGTACCGGCAAGTCGGTGTTCCTCAAGACGCTCGTCGGACTGCTGAAGCCGGAGCGCGGCTCGGTCGAGATCGCGGGCCAGGACATCACGAAGCTGCGTGAGCACGAGCTGTACGAGGTACGGAAGTTGTTCGGCGTGCTGTTCCAGGACGGCGCGCTGTTCGGCTCGATGAACCTGTACGACAACATCGCCTTCCCGCTGCGCGAGCACACCCGCAAGTCCGAGAGCGAGATCCGGCGGATCGTGCTGGAGAAGATGGACATGGTCGGACTGATCGGCGCCGAGGACAAGCTGCCCGGCGAGATATCCGGCGGCATGCGCAAGCGGGCGGGGCTCGCCCGGGCCCTGGTGCTGGACCCCGAGATCATCCTCTTCGACGAGCCCGACTCGGGCCTGGATCCGGTGCGCGTGGCCTACCTCAACCAGCTCATCGTCGACCTCAACGCGCAGATCGACGCGACCTTCCTGATCGTCACGCACGACATCTCCTCGGCCCGTCAAGTGCCGGACAACATCGGACTGTTGTTCCGCCGCGAGCTGGTCATGTTCGGCCCGCGCGAGAAGCTGCTGAGCAGCGAGGAGCCCGTCGTACGGCAGTTCCTGAACGGCCGGATGCAGGGGCCGATCGGGATGGCCGAGGAGAAGGACGCCGCCCAGGTCGAAGAGGAGCTGGCGCGGCTCGGCGACGTGGACCGCAAGGCCCGCCACGTCGGCAACGACATGACACCGCGCCTGCTCCCGGGCCCCGGCATCACCCGCCCGCCCCGCTGGGAGGCGATCGCGAGACGGGAGGCGGAGCTGCACCGGAAGGAGGTGGCGGACGCATGA
- a CDS encoding RNA polymerase sigma factor produces MARERPAGIPAADDRWQRMWSHREQLLKVARRRSMSLEDAEDAVHEAMLRAAERPDLDEERLGAWLTTVTVRLCVDRYRQVNRETAVRARPPLHSPGPVPVEEAVCDRAEARWLAVRSGELPARQAEALRLKSEDLDVGQVAVRMGLSYRTVESLLARARRTLRDSLAGTLGLALFLIGRGRLRGTGKAVAVASTAVSLTVAGFVLPYALGEGRATDTPPPRPAVSDSARALRTDGTDRLRTPESGRPPPSASTAPGPAATTKTPDGSLVPLSVPPLPDVSVPPVPDVPGLPSAPLPKLPTAPAVPRAPDLPVHPPLPTVPSVPNAPAVPSVSLPPVPDTPSTRLP; encoded by the coding sequence ATGGCGAGGGAAAGGCCCGCCGGCATACCGGCCGCTGACGACCGTTGGCAGCGCATGTGGAGCCACCGCGAGCAGTTGCTCAAGGTGGCCCGGCGCCGGTCGATGAGCCTGGAGGACGCCGAGGACGCCGTACACGAGGCGATGCTGCGCGCCGCGGAGCGCCCGGATCTCGACGAGGAGCGCCTCGGCGCCTGGCTGACGACGGTGACCGTGCGGCTGTGCGTCGACCGGTACCGGCAGGTCAATCGGGAGACGGCGGTACGCGCCAGACCCCCGCTCCACTCACCGGGCCCGGTGCCCGTGGAGGAGGCGGTGTGCGACCGGGCGGAGGCCCGGTGGCTGGCGGTCCGGAGCGGGGAGCTGCCCGCCCGGCAGGCCGAGGCCCTGCGGCTGAAGTCCGAGGATCTGGACGTCGGACAGGTCGCGGTGCGGATGGGCCTGAGCTACCGGACCGTCGAGTCGCTCCTCGCGCGGGCCCGGCGGACGCTGCGCGACTCGCTGGCCGGGACCCTCGGACTCGCGCTGTTCCTGATCGGACGCGGCAGGCTGCGCGGCACCGGGAAGGCGGTGGCGGTCGCCTCCACGGCGGTGAGCCTGACGGTGGCCGGATTCGTGCTCCCCTACGCGCTCGGCGAGGGCCGTGCCACGGACACCCCGCCGCCCCGGCCGGCCGTGTCCGACAGCGCGCGGGCGCTCCGCACCGACGGCACCGATCGGCTGAGAACCCCGGAATCCGGCCGCCCCCCTCCCTCCGCGTCGACGGCCCCCGGGCCAGCGGCGACGACAAAGACGCCGGACGGATCCCTCGTACCGCTGTCCGTCCCGCCCCTGCCGGACGTGTCGGTGCCACCCGTCCCGGACGTCCCGGGCCTCCCGTCGGCCCCGCTGCCGAAGCTGCCGACGGCGCCCGCGGTTCCCCGGGCGCCCGACCTCCCGGTCCATCCGCCGCTCCCGACGGTCCCGTCCGTCCCGAACGCGCCCGCCGTCCCGTCCGTCTCCCTCCCTCCGGTGCCGGACACGCCGTCGACGCGCCTGCCCTGA
- a CDS encoding lytic transglycosylase domain-containing protein, producing MAALTASQAPGVVPAQASEPPRKASFAEHGPTVSGDTPYRTALPPLRTGHAPERDSVPAVTRGALPATVFAAYRRAEAALARTAPGCGLRWQLTAAIGQVESGQAWGGRVSRDGTTVRPILGPRLTGGAFAVVRDTDGGAYDGDAMYDRAVGPMQFIPSTWARWGADGNGDGYADPNNVYDASLAAGRYLCTGPGGTRNLADPADLDRAILGYNHSVAYLRTVKAWYAYYLTGHRVVPDRSAGAPDRPEPSRPSTPKPSPKPSGRGAGAAPSRTPSSRPSSSASPTSRAPAPSRPAGAEKTEAPLIPVPEPSLTLPTGDLLSDPEPLPGNG from the coding sequence ATGGCCGCGCTGACCGCCTCGCAGGCGCCGGGCGTGGTCCCGGCACAGGCGTCGGAGCCCCCGCGGAAGGCGTCATTCGCCGAACACGGTCCCACCGTGTCCGGCGACACCCCCTACCGCACCGCGCTTCCGCCGCTGCGGACCGGCCACGCGCCGGAGCGTGACTCGGTGCCGGCGGTGACGAGGGGCGCCCTGCCCGCGACCGTGTTCGCGGCCTACCGGCGCGCCGAGGCGGCACTCGCCCGTACCGCGCCCGGCTGCGGGCTGCGCTGGCAACTGACGGCCGCGATCGGCCAGGTGGAGTCCGGGCAGGCGTGGGGCGGCCGGGTGAGCCGGGACGGTACGACCGTGCGGCCGATCCTCGGGCCCCGGCTGACCGGCGGTGCCTTCGCCGTCGTCCGGGACACCGATGGCGGCGCGTACGACGGGGACGCGATGTACGACCGCGCGGTCGGCCCGATGCAGTTCATCCCGTCGACCTGGGCCCGCTGGGGCGCGGACGGCAACGGCGACGGGTACGCGGACCCGAACAACGTCTACGACGCGTCGCTCGCCGCGGGCCGCTACCTGTGCACGGGCCCGGGCGGGACGAGGAACCTCGCCGACCCCGCCGACCTGGACCGGGCGATCCTCGGCTACAACCACTCGGTGGCCTATCTGCGGACGGTCAAGGCGTGGTACGCGTACTACCTGACCGGGCACCGCGTGGTGCCGGACCGTTCCGCCGGGGCCCCGGACCGGCCGGAGCCGTCGCGCCCGAGCACCCCCAAGCCCTCGCCGAAGCCGTCGGGCCGGGGAGCGGGCGCCGCACCGTCCCGTACGCCGTCCTCCCGGCCCTCCTCTTCCGCCTCACCCACCTCACGCGCCCCCGCCCCGTCCCGTCCGGCGGGCGCGGAGAAGACGGAGGCGCCGCTGATCCCAGTGCCCGAGCCGAGCCTCACGCTTCCCACGGGTGACCTGCTGTCGGACCCGGAGCCGCTGCCCGGCAACGGGTAG